A single Glycine soja cultivar W05 chromosome 14, ASM419377v2, whole genome shotgun sequence DNA region contains:
- the LOC114384483 gene encoding nuclear speckle RNA-binding protein B-like: MNSQDIPSGRSPKRELQGPRPTPLRINKDSHKIKRTPVALPQPQPPPRQPVIIYTVSPKVIHTTPSDFMSLVQRLTGSSSSSSSSSTNKVSTEPLNGNKGCNGGSGSDAILPVAHFATIEMARTATQSTKQHPIENSDDVVGGIDDVVGHGALERPNMFHGILSPGPSSLSPIPSNFFSPPSIDPSMVSLFHDLSPVLRSSRNFMEGTTATFIMPSPSSFVSPRTPSIDLFNNFSDN; the protein is encoded by the coding sequence ATGAACTCACAAGACATTCCCTCAGGAAGATCACCAAAAAGAGAACTCCAAGGCCCTCGTCCCACACCTCTTAGGATTAACAAGGACTCCCACAAGATCAAGAGGACCCCGGTGGCGCTGCCACAACCGCAACCACCACCGCGCCAACCAGTGATCATCTACACGGTCTCTCCGAAAGTAATCCACACCACACCAAGTGATTTCATGAGCCTCGTTCAACGCCTCACTGgctcttcatcttcctcttcaTCGTCCTCTACTAATAAGGTCTCAACCGAACCTTTAAATGGCAACAAAGGCTGTAATGGTGGCAGTGGTAGTGACGCGATATTGCCTGTGGCTCATTTTGCCACAATAGAGATGGCTAGAACAGCAACTCAAAGCACTAAACAACACCCAATTGAGAATAGTGATGATGTTGTTGGAGGGATAGATGATGTAGTAGGTCATGGTGCGTTGGAGAGACCAAACATGTTTCATGGAATTTTGTCCCCGGGACCATCTTCTTTATCTCCCATCCCTTCAAATTTCTTCTCTCCACCGTCGATTGATCCAAGCATGGTTAGCTTGTTTCATGATTTAAGCCCGGTTCTTCGTAGTAGCAGAAATTTTATGGAGGGTACTACTGCTACTTTCATCATGCCTAGCCCTTCAAGCTTTGTTTCACCTCGTACTCCTTCCATTGACCTATTCAATAATTTCTccgataattaa